The Thiomonas sp. FB-Cd genome includes a window with the following:
- the aroC gene encoding chorismate synthase — protein sequence MSGNTLGLLFAVTTFGESHGPAIGCVIDGCPPGMELSETDIQPDLDRRRPGTSRHVTQRQEADQVEIVSGVFEGKTTGTPIALLIRNTDQRSKDYGNILDTFRPGHADYTYWRKYGLRDPRGGGRSSARLTAPIVGAGAVAKKWLHQHHRIGIRGCMQQVGEVAIPFASWDEVPRNAFYAPNAAVVSDLEVYLDGLRKAGDSCGARLYVEATGVPPGWGEPLYDKLDADIAHAMMGLNAVKGVEIGAGFASVAQRGSEHGDELTPQGFLSNNAGGVLGGISSGQPITVSIAIKPTSSIRQPRRSIDREGHPTVVETFGRHDPCVGLRAVPIIEALLAIVLMDHALRHRAQCGDVDLHRQPIPGQAAT from the coding sequence ATGTCAGGAAATACGCTTGGTTTGCTCTTCGCCGTCACCACGTTTGGTGAATCCCATGGCCCCGCCATTGGTTGTGTGATTGACGGATGCCCACCCGGCATGGAACTATCCGAAACGGATATCCAGCCCGATCTGGACCGTCGTCGCCCTGGGACATCGCGTCACGTGACCCAGCGCCAGGAGGCGGACCAAGTGGAAATCGTCTCTGGCGTGTTTGAGGGCAAAACGACGGGTACGCCCATTGCGCTGCTCATTCGTAATACCGACCAGCGCAGCAAGGACTACGGCAACATTCTCGACACCTTCCGCCCCGGGCATGCGGACTACACCTACTGGCGCAAGTATGGTCTGCGTGACCCTCGCGGTGGCGGACGTTCGTCGGCGCGCCTGACTGCGCCGATCGTGGGTGCCGGCGCCGTTGCGAAGAAATGGTTGCACCAGCACCATCGCATCGGCATTCGGGGCTGTATGCAGCAAGTCGGGGAGGTAGCCATTCCTTTTGCAAGTTGGGACGAGGTCCCGCGCAACGCCTTTTATGCCCCCAACGCTGCAGTCGTCTCCGATCTCGAGGTTTATCTCGACGGGTTGCGCAAGGCCGGCGACTCTTGCGGCGCGCGATTGTATGTGGAAGCCACAGGCGTGCCTCCTGGGTGGGGTGAGCCGCTCTATGACAAGCTCGACGCTGACATCGCGCACGCCATGATGGGGCTTAATGCTGTCAAGGGCGTTGAAATCGGAGCCGGTTTTGCCAGCGTGGCACAAAGGGGTAGCGAGCATGGTGACGAACTCACTCCGCAGGGTTTTCTCAGCAACAATGCTGGTGGTGTTTTGGGCGGAATCAGCAGCGGCCAACCCATCACCGTCTCCATCGCGATCAAGCCCACGTCGAGCATCCGGCAACCTCGCCGCTCGATCGACCGCGAGGGCCACCCAACCGTGGTGGAAACCTTCGGTCGCCACGATCCATGCGTGGGGCTTCGCGCCGTCCCAATCATCGAGGCCTTGCTGGCTATCGTGCTGATGGATCACGCGCTACGCCACCGCGCGCAATGCGGGGACGTCGATCTGCATAGGCAGCCCATTCCTGGGCAAGCAGCGACTTGA
- the feoB gene encoding ferrous iron transport protein B: MKRLALVGMPNTGKSTIFNRLTGASARVGNWPGLTVELASARIPLGRHMVQVVDLPGIYDLQGLTEDEHVVQRFLQTQSVDLVAIVLNATQIDRQLPLALQVRESGFPCFVLLNMADEAERYGVGIDLDRLQAAIGMPVAALSAKYGRGYAEALQRLARTLDATTPVPLVQAQAGLAARHDVDKGTRTALGAAVRMPARLPDTWAQRLDRWAMHPCFGPLLFLLLMALVFNAVFTLGAPLQGGLGWAFGQVRSYALQPLLGWAPGWLSGLLLDGLYNGISTVAAFVPVIMLFFVFMTVIEESGYFSRAAFLTDSLMSRMGLDGRGFVMLLMGFGCNVPALMGTRIMRSRGLRLLTMLIIPFSLCSARLQVFLFIIAALFSPRVAPWVLLSLYGVSFAATFVSALIFKVRYPSDEPFVLELPPYRLPTLRQIALRAWGEIYHFLHRATKFIVIGVVLVWMLTHLPPGQPVASPHTIAGWVGHVLHPAFAPLGIPPSLIIALIFGFVAKEIVIGSLAVVYGLQGEALQHAIAGQISPAAAYSFMLFTLIYTPCLSTVATLRSESGSGAYTMLSLGWSLGLAWIVSLAFYQTARLLGLA, encoded by the coding sequence ATGAAGCGCCTTGCCTTGGTGGGGATGCCGAACACAGGCAAATCCACGATCTTCAACCGCCTGACCGGCGCATCCGCCCGGGTAGGCAACTGGCCTGGCCTGACCGTCGAGCTCGCTTCAGCACGCATTCCGCTGGGCCGGCACATGGTGCAGGTCGTGGATCTTCCGGGGATCTACGACCTGCAGGGATTAACGGAAGATGAGCACGTGGTTCAGCGCTTCCTGCAGACCCAGAGCGTTGATCTGGTTGCGATCGTGCTTAATGCAACGCAGATTGACCGGCAGTTGCCGCTAGCGCTGCAGGTGCGGGAGAGCGGTTTTCCTTGCTTCGTGTTGCTCAATATGGCGGACGAGGCCGAGCGCTACGGAGTGGGCATCGACCTGGACCGACTGCAGGCAGCAATCGGTATGCCGGTGGCAGCGCTGAGCGCCAAGTACGGGCGTGGCTACGCTGAAGCCTTGCAACGGCTTGCGCGGACATTGGACGCAACCACACCGGTGCCGCTGGTGCAAGCCCAGGCAGGACTGGCCGCGCGGCACGATGTCGACAAGGGTACACGCACCGCACTCGGTGCCGCCGTGCGCATGCCCGCCCGTCTTCCCGACACATGGGCCCAGCGGCTGGATCGCTGGGCAATGCATCCATGTTTTGGCCCACTGCTGTTTCTGCTGTTGATGGCGCTGGTGTTCAACGCCGTGTTTACGCTTGGTGCTCCGCTTCAGGGTGGTTTGGGCTGGGCGTTCGGGCAGGTGCGCAGTTACGCGCTGCAACCTCTGCTGGGTTGGGCCCCGGGGTGGCTGAGCGGACTTCTTCTGGATGGTTTGTACAACGGCATAAGCACGGTAGCGGCTTTTGTGCCCGTGATCATGTTGTTTTTCGTGTTCATGACGGTGATCGAGGAGAGCGGTTATTTTTCCCGCGCGGCGTTTCTGACTGACAGCCTGATGTCACGCATGGGTCTGGATGGACGCGGGTTTGTGATGCTTCTCATGGGGTTTGGCTGCAACGTGCCGGCGCTCATGGGCACGCGGATCATGCGCTCCCGCGGCCTGCGTTTGTTGACCATGCTCATCATTCCGTTTTCCCTGTGCTCAGCCCGGCTTCAGGTGTTCCTGTTCATCATCGCAGCGCTGTTTTCACCGCGCGTGGCCCCCTGGGTCTTGCTCAGCCTGTACGGCGTAAGCTTTGCCGCGACGTTTGTGAGCGCTTTGATCTTCAAGGTGCGCTACCCAAGCGACGAACCCTTCGTGCTGGAGTTGCCACCGTATCGTCTGCCCACGCTGCGCCAGATTGCGCTTCGCGCCTGGGGCGAGATTTATCATTTCCTCCATCGCGCAACCAAGTTCATTGTGATTGGCGTGGTGCTGGTGTGGATGCTGACCCATCTTCCGCCAGGGCAGCCGGTTGCGAGTCCTCATACCATCGCCGGGTGGGTTGGGCATGTGTTGCATCCCGCATTCGCGCCACTAGGCATCCCCCCGAGCCTCATCATTGCGCTGATTTTTGGCTTTGTCGCGAAGGAAATCGTCATTGGGTCTTTGGCCGTGGTCTATGGTCTTCAGGGTGAAGCGCTGCAACATGCGATTGCAGGGCAGATCAGCCCGGCCGCAGCCTATAGCTTCATGCTCTTTACTTTGATCTACACGCCGTGCCTGTCCACGGTGGCCACGTTACGCAGCGAATCGGGGAGTGGCGCCTACACAATGTTGAGTCTTGGCTGGTCGCTGGGATTGGCCTGGATCGTCTCGCTTGCCTTCTATCAAACGGCACGGCTCCTGGGTTTGGCGTAG
- a CDS encoding FeoA family protein has product MHSLDSIDPGHYAVVTQVRAHGALLHRLAALGLREGNILCVVRRAHLGGPIHVRIGTTELFLRRGDARHVEVRRLQALGSGVAVSSIHPTQA; this is encoded by the coding sequence ATGCATTCGCTCGACTCGATTGATCCAGGACACTACGCGGTTGTCACGCAAGTGCGCGCGCATGGGGCCCTGTTGCACCGCCTCGCTGCCCTGGGGCTGCGTGAAGGCAACATTCTGTGTGTCGTGCGACGGGCGCATCTGGGTGGTCCCATTCATGTGCGCATTGGCACCACAGAACTATTTCTGCGTCGTGGCGATGCGCGACATGTGGAAGTGCGCAGGCTCCAGGCGCTGGGATCGGGCGTGGCCGTGTCTTCCATCCACCCAACACAGGCATGA
- the mpl gene encoding UDP-N-acetylmuramate:L-alanyl-gamma-D-glutamyl-meso-diaminopimelate ligase, producing the protein MHIHILGICGTFMGGIAALAQAGGHQVTGCDSHVYPPMSDQLERLGIRLIEGYGADQLALRPDLWVIGNAISRGNPLVEAILDAGLPYTSGPQWLADHVLRGRWTLAVAGTHGKTTTTSMLAWILDCAGLQPGFLVGGVPADFDKSARLGEAPFFVIEADEYDTAFFDKRSKFVHYRPRTAVLNNLEYDHADIFPDLAAIELQFHHLVRTVPRSGRLVVQAENAALQRVLARGCWSETELFAAPEGWMAQGSDQQFEVFWQGTHQGAVDWRMMGAHNRANALAAIAAARHAGVPAADACDALSAFHGVRRRMEWRGVAAGVTVYDDFAHHPTAIATTIAGLRRATRGQGRILAVFEPRSNTMKLGTIKSRLPEALDDAELSFGYSGGLEWDLVEALGPLGERAHVHADLDALVADVLAQARSGDHVLVMSNGSFGGIHAKLLLALQQRQSAPNVS; encoded by the coding sequence ATGCATATTCACATACTCGGCATTTGCGGCACTTTCATGGGGGGCATCGCCGCGCTGGCCCAAGCGGGTGGACACCAAGTGACGGGCTGCGATAGCCACGTGTACCCGCCCATGAGCGACCAACTCGAGCGACTGGGGATCCGCCTCATCGAAGGGTATGGCGCGGACCAGCTGGCGTTGCGGCCCGATCTCTGGGTGATCGGAAACGCGATCTCGCGTGGCAATCCACTGGTGGAGGCGATCCTGGATGCTGGCTTGCCCTACACGAGCGGCCCCCAATGGCTTGCCGACCATGTGCTTCGCGGGCGCTGGACTCTGGCAGTGGCAGGCACCCATGGCAAGACGACCACAACATCCATGTTGGCTTGGATCCTGGATTGCGCGGGCCTGCAGCCGGGTTTTCTTGTGGGGGGCGTGCCGGCAGACTTCGACAAGTCCGCGCGGCTTGGCGAGGCGCCATTCTTCGTCATCGAAGCCGACGAATACGATACCGCGTTTTTTGACAAACGCTCGAAGTTCGTCCATTACCGTCCGCGCACGGCCGTGCTCAACAACCTCGAGTACGACCATGCGGACATTTTTCCCGATCTTGCCGCAATCGAATTGCAGTTTCATCACCTGGTGCGCACGGTGCCGCGCAGTGGGCGGTTGGTTGTCCAAGCCGAGAATGCAGCGCTGCAGCGGGTGCTGGCGCGCGGGTGCTGGAGCGAGACCGAGCTTTTCGCGGCACCTGAGGGATGGATGGCGCAGGGCAGTGACCAGCAGTTCGAAGTGTTCTGGCAGGGCACGCACCAAGGTGCCGTGGATTGGCGCATGATGGGCGCCCACAATCGGGCCAACGCTTTGGCTGCGATCGCCGCGGCAAGGCACGCTGGCGTGCCAGCAGCGGATGCTTGCGACGCGTTGTCGGCTTTCCATGGGGTCAGGCGCCGCATGGAATGGCGAGGGGTTGCCGCTGGTGTGACGGTTTATGACGACTTTGCCCACCATCCAACGGCCATTGCGACGACGATTGCCGGGTTGCGCCGTGCCACACGAGGGCAGGGACGCATCCTTGCGGTGTTCGAGCCACGCTCGAACACCATGAAGCTGGGTACGATCAAGAGTCGCCTGCCCGAGGCATTGGATGATGCGGAACTCAGCTTTGGCTACAGTGGCGGCCTGGAGTGGGATCTTGTCGAAGCCTTGGGGCCGTTGGGCGAGCGCGCCCACGTGCATGCTGACCTGGATGCTCTGGTGGCCGATGTGCTCGCCCAAGCGCGCAGCGGCGACCATGTGCTCGTCATGAGTAACGGGAGCTTTGGCGGCATCCACGCCAAGTTGCTGCTGGCGCTCCAGCAACGCCAGAGTGCGCCGAACGTCTCCTGA
- a CDS encoding TlpA disulfide reductase family protein, with protein sequence MKSSTSWAIALLAAAVGAAGGYWYGLRTQSNAYAERAMARAAALASTNAPGNTPAPGNTNGLFSATLDDLRGQSIKLANYQGKTLIVNFWASWCPPCIAEMPDLSRFYTDHGSNRIQMLGIAIDNPTAVRNFLKDHPVSYPVLLGGMNGADLSTELGDAQGGLPFTVVIDEQGRVVYQHLGQTSYDALQTIVSGNP encoded by the coding sequence ATGAAATCTTCAACATCCTGGGCGATTGCCCTGCTGGCAGCGGCCGTTGGCGCCGCAGGTGGTTACTGGTATGGCCTGCGTACACAGTCCAACGCGTACGCCGAACGGGCGATGGCTCGAGCCGCCGCCCTCGCATCGACAAACGCTCCCGGGAACACCCCGGCACCCGGCAACACGAATGGGCTGTTCAGTGCCACCCTCGATGACCTTCGAGGGCAGTCGATCAAGCTGGCAAACTACCAAGGCAAGACATTGATTGTCAATTTCTGGGCCAGTTGGTGCCCGCCGTGCATCGCAGAAATGCCCGATCTTTCCCGTTTTTATACTGATCATGGCAGCAACCGCATCCAAATGCTCGGCATCGCGATCGATAATCCAACTGCGGTACGCAACTTCCTCAAGGACCATCCAGTCAGCTATCCTGTGCTTCTCGGCGGCATGAATGGTGCGGATCTCAGTACGGAGCTGGGTGACGCTCAAGGTGGCTTGCCCTTCACGGTGGTCATTGACGAGCAAGGGCGCGTCGTGTATCAGCACCTTGGTCAGACGTCCTACGATGCACTGCAGACGATCGTGTCTGGAAATCCCTGA
- the aroQ gene encoding type II 3-dehydroquinate dehydratase: MHPPSVLILHGPNLNLLGTREPGIYGLTTLADIDRGLSELGSELGVKVQAFQSNHEGALIDRIHTAREDGTRFVIINPAGFTHTSVALRDALAALDRPFVEVHLSNVHRREAFRQHSYFSDLAEAVITGCGAAGYGFALRFAAERLSAKA; encoded by the coding sequence ATGCACCCTCCCAGCGTTCTGATCCTCCATGGTCCCAACCTGAACTTGCTTGGCACGCGCGAGCCGGGGATTTACGGCCTCACGACACTGGCCGACATTGATCGAGGTCTGAGCGAGCTGGGCTCGGAGCTTGGGGTCAAGGTGCAGGCCTTCCAAAGCAACCACGAGGGCGCCCTGATCGACCGCATCCATACCGCGCGCGAAGATGGAACACGCTTCGTGATCATCAATCCTGCCGGGTTCACCCATACCAGCGTTGCCCTTCGCGACGCGCTCGCCGCTCTCGACCGGCCGTTTGTCGAGGTTCACCTTTCGAACGTGCATCGCCGCGAGGCGTTTCGCCAGCACTCCTATTTTTCCGATCTTGCCGAAGCCGTCATCACAGGGTGCGGGGCGGCTGGCTATGGGTTTGCGCTGCGTTTCGCAGCCGAAAGATTGTCGGCAAAAGCTTGA
- the accB gene encoding acetyl-CoA carboxylase biotin carboxyl carrier protein — protein sequence MDLRKLKTLVDLVSESNISELEITEAEGKVRIVKTPPAPLQPAPVQYVTAPMPAPQTAPSGSGAEPAAAPVAAPSAKVIKSPMVGTFYRASSPGAQPFVEVGDSVKQGQPVCIVEAMKILNEIESDIDGVVKEILAENGQPVEYGQPLFVLE from the coding sequence ATGGACTTGCGCAAACTGAAAACGCTCGTTGACCTGGTCTCGGAATCCAATATTTCCGAGCTTGAGATTACCGAAGCGGAAGGCAAAGTCCGCATCGTCAAAACGCCACCCGCACCGCTCCAGCCGGCCCCGGTGCAATACGTCACGGCCCCGATGCCTGCACCGCAGACCGCGCCTTCTGGATCCGGCGCAGAGCCTGCCGCTGCACCAGTTGCAGCGCCCAGCGCGAAGGTGATCAAGTCTCCGATGGTTGGCACGTTCTACCGTGCATCGTCCCCAGGGGCGCAGCCGTTCGTCGAAGTGGGAGATTCCGTCAAGCAGGGGCAACCGGTGTGCATCGTCGAGGCCATGAAGATCCTCAATGAAATCGAGTCAGACATTGACGGTGTCGTGAAAGAAATACTGGCCGAAAACGGCCAGCCTGTCGAGTATGGCCAGCCGCTTTTTGTCCTGGAATGA
- the accC gene encoding acetyl-CoA carboxylase biotin carboxylase subunit, whose translation MFKKILIANRGEIALRIQRACRELGIKTVMVYSEADRDAKYVKLADEAVCIGPPPSAQSYLNMPAIISAAEVTDAEAIHPGYGFLSENADFAERVEQSGFTFIGPRPDSIRLMGDKVSAKQTMIKAGVPCVPGSDGELPDDPREITRMARAIAYPVIIKAAGGGGGRGMRVVHTEAALLNAVATTKAEAQAAFGNGAVYMEKFLTNPRHIEIQVLADEHGNAVWLGERDCSMQRRHQKILEEAPAPGIPRRLIERIGARCADACRKIGYRGAGTFEFLYENGEFYFIEMNTRVQVEHPVTELTAGVDIVVQQILVAAGEKLTLRQRSIGCNGHAIECRINAEDPVKFVPSPGRITTWHVPGGPGVRVDSHVYTGYFVPPNYDSMIAKIIVHGATREQALARMRTALSEMVVDGIATNIPLHRELLVDARFMEGGTNIHYLEEYMAARQG comes from the coding sequence ATGTTCAAAAAAATCCTGATCGCCAATCGCGGTGAAATTGCGCTGCGCATTCAGCGTGCCTGCCGCGAGTTGGGTATCAAGACCGTGATGGTCTACTCCGAGGCCGACCGCGACGCGAAATACGTCAAGCTCGCCGACGAAGCGGTATGCATTGGCCCGCCGCCTTCGGCGCAAAGCTATCTGAATATGCCGGCAATCATCTCGGCTGCGGAAGTCACCGATGCCGAGGCCATCCACCCTGGATATGGCTTCTTGTCGGAGAACGCGGATTTCGCCGAGCGAGTCGAGCAGTCGGGCTTCACGTTTATCGGGCCGCGTCCGGACTCCATTCGCCTGATGGGCGACAAGGTGTCAGCCAAGCAGACCATGATTAAGGCGGGTGTGCCCTGCGTGCCCGGTTCAGACGGCGAATTACCTGACGATCCACGGGAAATCACCCGCATGGCTCGCGCTATCGCCTACCCGGTGATCATCAAGGCGGCCGGCGGCGGCGGTGGGCGTGGCATGCGGGTCGTACATACCGAAGCAGCGTTGCTCAACGCTGTGGCCACGACCAAGGCTGAGGCGCAGGCTGCGTTCGGCAATGGCGCCGTGTATATGGAGAAATTCCTCACCAATCCACGCCACATCGAGATCCAGGTGCTTGCCGATGAGCACGGCAACGCCGTGTGGCTGGGCGAGCGCGACTGCTCCATGCAGCGGCGCCATCAGAAGATTCTGGAAGAGGCTCCAGCGCCGGGCATCCCCCGGCGACTGATCGAGCGCATTGGGGCGCGCTGCGCCGATGCGTGCCGCAAGATTGGTTACCGGGGTGCCGGCACCTTCGAGTTTCTCTATGAGAACGGGGAGTTTTATTTCATCGAAATGAATACCCGCGTGCAGGTGGAGCACCCGGTGACGGAACTCACGGCAGGCGTAGACATCGTCGTTCAGCAGATTCTTGTGGCGGCGGGCGAAAAGCTCACGCTTCGCCAGCGCTCCATTGGCTGCAATGGCCATGCCATCGAATGCCGCATCAACGCCGAAGATCCGGTGAAATTTGTTCCCAGCCCCGGGCGTATCACCACCTGGCACGTGCCGGGTGGCCCAGGCGTGCGGGTCGATTCGCATGTCTACACCGGCTATTTTGTGCCACCGAACTACGATTCGATGATTGCCAAAATCATTGTCCACGGTGCCACGCGCGAGCAAGCGTTGGCGCGTATGCGCACAGCCCTGTCTGAAATGGTCGTGGACGGCATTGCAACCAACATCCCGCTGCACCGCGAGTTGCTGGTGGACGCGCGATTCATGGAAGGTGGCACCAATATTCACTATCTTGAAGAGTACATGGCGGCCCGCCAGGGCTGA
- the prmA gene encoding 50S ribosomal protein L11 methyltransferase — MAYREVTIPADDDLAESLSDALLEQHALSVGVEDREAGTADEQALFGEPGMPAPRSAWQHNLVRALFDTEAQADAALLTLLSAGLLRDLSGVHQIDVPEQDWVRLTQSQFTPVCIEDRLWIAPSWHAAPADAPLVIQLDPGLAFGTGTHPTTQLCLSWLVKHAPLDGLTVLDYGCGSGILAIAAARLGAQAATAVDIDPVAVDATLANAQANAVQLERCCHVDALPAERFDLVLANILAAPLRLLAPMLADRAKPGGRLVLSGILSRQADELIAVYAPFARLQIYGEQDGWVCLAGMAHEHD, encoded by the coding sequence ATGGCATACCGTGAAGTCACAATTCCCGCAGACGATGACCTCGCCGAATCCCTATCGGATGCGTTGCTCGAGCAGCATGCTCTGAGCGTCGGGGTCGAAGATCGGGAAGCTGGCACTGCAGACGAGCAGGCCTTGTTCGGCGAGCCCGGTATGCCTGCGCCCCGCTCTGCCTGGCAGCACAATCTGGTGCGCGCGCTTTTCGACACGGAAGCACAGGCCGACGCGGCGCTGCTCACCTTGCTGAGTGCCGGACTGCTGCGTGACTTGTCCGGTGTGCACCAAATCGATGTTCCCGAGCAGGACTGGGTTCGCCTGACTCAGTCGCAGTTCACACCTGTATGTATTGAAGATCGGCTGTGGATCGCGCCGAGCTGGCATGCGGCACCTGCGGATGCGCCGCTGGTCATTCAGCTCGATCCAGGTCTGGCATTTGGCACCGGCACCCATCCCACGACCCAGCTCTGCCTGAGCTGGCTCGTGAAACATGCGCCGCTTGACGGTCTGACGGTGCTGGACTACGGGTGCGGCTCCGGCATCCTGGCCATCGCCGCTGCGCGTCTCGGCGCGCAGGCGGCGACTGCCGTCGACATCGATCCCGTCGCGGTCGATGCAACGCTGGCCAACGCACAGGCCAATGCTGTGCAATTGGAGCGCTGCTGCCACGTGGACGCACTGCCTGCCGAGCGTTTCGACCTGGTACTGGCCAACATCCTGGCTGCGCCGCTCAGACTGCTGGCGCCAATGCTGGCCGACCGCGCCAAGCCCGGGGGCAGGCTCGTCCTGTCCGGCATTCTGAGTCGCCAGGCTGATGAGCTGATCGCCGTCTATGCGCCCTTTGCGCGCCTGCAGATCTACGGCGAGCAGGATGGGTGGGTCTGCCTTGCAGGCATGGCACATGAGCACGACTGA
- a CDS encoding zinc-ribbon domain-containing protein, with translation MSLATRCPHCNTAFRLVRDQLLLSQGWVRCGRCGEAFNAAEQQFTFDPAPGGVDPTSRVSAVPAESSTLLGHVPDDANDNSKPPHRPLIRRPPLA, from the coding sequence ATGTCCCTTGCCACACGCTGCCCCCACTGCAACACCGCCTTCCGGCTGGTGCGCGACCAGTTGCTGCTCAGCCAAGGCTGGGTTCGCTGTGGGCGCTGCGGTGAGGCCTTCAATGCGGCCGAACAGCAGTTCACGTTTGATCCGGCGCCCGGCGGCGTCGATCCGACTTCCCGAGTTTCCGCTGTCCCCGCGGAGAGCTCGACGCTGCTGGGCCATGTGCCCGATGACGCGAACGACAACAGCAAGCCCCCCCATCGTCCGCTGATCCGGCGCCCCCCCCTGGCTTGA
- a CDS encoding DUF3426 domain-containing protein — protein sequence MTSANAAAGPPRVLGAVPSITASPWQVGAFAYAPFAPKPPAVPPPPPVPASHDAKDEPIEAQATGASGSIAAADRGLRPLAAEDDRDWLLEALASEATALGLTLEADIAKAPVANADAAIQLGRTVHDQEAQASPSSSPSAAELLRAHTATEDDLATFSAEAEAALRSASPTPAPATVDGGMGASSPQSPMEDALVELPSPPVSARPRIESNTEPGEHHLNAMHPHSLPLDIGHVESRSSSSFDIAPDQELDEESRFDLGAALHYEFEPELEPTFDADAKDSPRAAPAGSDPALAPAQGAPVPRAEEGGHAPSASPASVLDVAPAVPLLEPQFLRQARARERWQRPAIRALLAVLSLLLVAAGATQAAWTWRDAIAARWPQTQPALARLCAISGCTLAAPRRPQALVIDTSSMAPDAQGVLKLTASLRNRSAEPVAYPALELTLTDTQDRIVARKVVEPGDYLRPLPGNADAARQHILHGLAGGAELSIQLNLHLSKDQASGYTLYAFYP from the coding sequence TTGACGTCGGCCAACGCCGCTGCGGGGCCGCCGCGCGTGCTCGGCGCAGTGCCATCGATCACCGCTTCACCCTGGCAGGTCGGGGCGTTCGCCTATGCACCCTTCGCGCCCAAGCCCCCTGCGGTGCCTCCGCCTCCGCCCGTCCCTGCATCGCATGATGCGAAGGACGAGCCAATCGAAGCGCAGGCCACCGGGGCAAGCGGGTCAATTGCGGCCGCAGACCGCGGATTGAGGCCTCTTGCGGCCGAAGACGATCGTGACTGGCTGTTGGAGGCGCTTGCCAGCGAAGCGACCGCTTTGGGGTTGACGTTGGAGGCTGACATTGCAAAGGCTCCGGTGGCCAACGCCGATGCCGCCATTCAACTCGGCAGGACCGTACACGACCAAGAGGCGCAGGCTTCGCCGTCTTCAAGTCCTTCCGCGGCGGAGTTGCTGCGCGCGCATACCGCCACCGAGGATGATCTCGCCACATTTTCAGCCGAGGCTGAAGCGGCCTTGCGCAGCGCAAGCCCCACGCCGGCGCCGGCAACCGTGGATGGTGGCATGGGCGCATCATCGCCCCAGAGCCCCATGGAAGATGCCCTGGTGGAGCTTCCTTCGCCTCCTGTCAGCGCAAGACCGCGCATCGAGTCAAACACGGAGCCCGGCGAACATCACCTGAACGCCATGCATCCGCACAGCCTGCCCTTGGATATTGGGCATGTGGAAAGCCGATCTTCAAGCAGTTTTGACATTGCGCCAGATCAGGAACTGGATGAAGAGTCGCGCTTTGACCTCGGCGCCGCGCTCCATTACGAATTCGAACCCGAGCTCGAACCAACGTTCGATGCCGACGCGAAAGACAGCCCGCGTGCTGCGCCCGCAGGTAGCGACCCGGCACTGGCACCGGCCCAGGGCGCCCCGGTACCACGTGCAGAGGAAGGCGGGCATGCGCCTTCGGCCTCTCCGGCGTCGGTGCTGGATGTGGCCCCAGCCGTCCCCCTGCTCGAACCCCAGTTCTTGCGCCAGGCGCGCGCCAGGGAACGATGGCAACGCCCCGCCATCCGCGCCTTGCTTGCGGTGCTATCCCTACTGCTTGTCGCGGCCGGCGCCACGCAGGCGGCGTGGACATGGAGGGACGCCATCGCCGCTCGCTGGCCTCAGACGCAGCCGGCCCTGGCCCGGCTCTGTGCGATAAGCGGCTGCACACTTGCGGCGCCGCGCCGGCCGCAGGCTCTCGTCATCGACACGTCTTCCATGGCACCTGACGCGCAAGGCGTCCTCAAGCTGACGGCTTCGCTGCGCAACCGCAGCGCCGAGCCCGTCGCCTATCCCGCACTGGAACTCACGCTGACTGACACCCAGGACCGGATCGTCGCGCGCAAAGTTGTTGAGCCTGGGGACTATCTTCGGCCACTCCCTGGCAATGCAGATGCTGCTCGCCAGCATATCCTGCATGGATTGGCTGGCGGCGCCGAGCTGAGCATCCAACTCAATCTGCACCTCAGCAAGGACCAGGCCAGCGGCTACACGCTGTATGCCTTCTACCCCTGA